Below is a window of Cryptococcus neoformans var. neoformans JEC21 chromosome 12 sequence DNA.
TCAGCACTACCATGTGCATTACAGGTGCTACAGCTGGTGTCGGTATCGTTTCGGGAGGTAGTGAGTTATATCTTCGCTCGAGACGCTACACGGAAGTAATCACTGATGAAACGCGCATCAGTAAAATCGATTAACTGGCGAGCGTTCGGATGGATTTTCCTTGGCTGGGTCCTGACAGTTCCTGTAAGtatgatggaagagcttACGTATAGCTGTATAGGTCGCTGATAGGATTGCTATACGTGATAGATTGCAGGCACTGCTGCTGGGTGTTTGACcggtatcatcatcaacgcACCGCGATTCTgattctttttctctctctatTTTTGGTGGGCGATATAGATGTATAGATCATGGCTCTCTGTACAATAAATGGGTGTTATGTACAGTGAAAAGTAGCTGTTTCAGGTTTGAAGGTGGTTGTAAACACGTGACAAAAAGGAAAGCATGCACCGTCGATGGAGCTGTGCGTCAATTGCTTGAATGATAAGAAGATACATAGTTTGGCGCTCTTAGCCGAGGAATTGTTgcggaagaaaaaaattAAAAACGCGAcggaaaaagggaaaaaaaagggaaggagtTGGGGGCGATGaccgaagaagagtgaTGACGACGGCGGCCTTGCGGGCATGGGACTTGACGGATCGACCTTCAGTTTAAGGAcaaaagatcaagaagacaGACTAGATTCTAACAACTTTCTAGTTGTACATACTCACCCCCTATAATCATAACTAGAAGAGACGCTGCGTACAAACAGCGTAGTGGTCATCACTCCGTTTCTCTCGCACATCGCACGAAGGCCTTTCACTTTACCACTCCGACGGTCACCCGCCAAGCAAGCACGAATAGTATTAGGACACGACATTCTGCTTGGCCACTTATTCGGGCGGTGTTGCATCATTGACCGTTTCACAAGTTTCCAACTTACGTTCACAAAACACAGAGCACGGTATTCTACATTCTGTATAATATCGGCAGCCTTGGTTTTTCTCAATCGCACTGCACGATAACACGCAATAATGTCTTCCACTGCAACAACGTGTCAACCACACCAGAATAACACCGAGATAATGTTAGAAACGCCTGATCTTGCTGTCAGGCCTCAAAAAGTTCAAGCAACTTCACCACCAACAGGCTCCATTACCGAACCGCTTTCgcctcaacctccaccagcCTACCTCCAGCCCCAAAGCACCCCCAAGGTGGACTCTACACCGAAGGATTCCGGGACATCGGCGAGCAGTGCTTTGACTCCGCCAAAGCTCCTGTCCACCCATCTTGTGAAGCATCCGAATCACACGGTTGCGAAAGCTATTAGGACCAACTTCCCACAACCTAATCCATTGCTACGTTTAATCAAAAGATTCAGAGTCAAACATAGTGTCATCGAGGGTTTGACGGAGCAGGAAATGAGAAAATgcgaagagagaggagaagaactAAGGCGGAAAGCAGGATGGAAGTTTGAAGGtgaaaagggagaaggcGCGGTTGTTAGCCAACTGTTTTGGAAGGTTAGTAAAAATCTAGAAAGATAGGTGGGACTAACGACTGTGCAGATGTACATATCGTTGTTGCCCACGTTAGATCGCGACCCTCTGTCTGGTCTTGTTCCCCCAGACCTGCTGGGTTCAACAACCACTATGCCGCTATCGATCATCTCTCTGATTCCTGATATCATGCAGCATTATCGCGATGTCATCGTACGTGCAAAAAAGGAGGTCTTCCTAGCCACCAACTATTGGCAGTGAGTAACTCAGTGATTTATATATTGAACAATATTGACTTCAGAAGGCCGTCCAATTCTGTCAATACGATCTCACAAGCTTTGCACGATCTTTCAGCGCGAGTTTTGAAAGAGGGCAGGCCTAAAGTGATAGTCAAGATCATGTATGATCGAGGATCATGGGAACAACTGTGGAATGCCCATGCGCCGGTGCACCATAGTGAATGGACACCGCTTGATCTTCCGGCAAAGGAAGACACAAAAGGTCTGGACATGGAAGTGATAGTGAGGCAGTCCCAGAAGATACGTAGCAAGAGATCCGCTGATATGATGGATAGAATTTCCACAAGGTTTTGTTGGGCACCTTCCACGCAAAGTTTTTGATTGTAGACAGAAAAGTTGCTCTTATCAATAGTAACAATATCCAAGGTGAGGCCCTTAAAATGCGCCTTAATGACGAGGTAATATACTAACAGGATGGATCAGATCGTCCCAATCTCGAACTCATGTCCCACTTTGAAGGCCCTGTCGTCGATGCTTTTTACGAGATCGCTCTTCACTCGTGGTACAACCGCCTTaatccacctcttccttgcaTGACCAAACCTTACGAACCTCCTCGTGGCCCCGATGGAAAGGTTCACTATCTCTTCCAAGACCAAAATCCGTATTTCGATGATATTGAAATCCTCAAAGCTGCCAAAGCTGCCCGTATACTGTTGCGACGTCAGACAAAGGACAATGAGGCAGAAGCTGCCCACCATGAAGGTGCGGGAGAAAGGTTAAGAGAAGCAGTCAGAAAAGTAGTGGATCagcaaaggcaaagcttAGCGGATTGGAAACCAGGAGAGGAGTTTGAGGCGAAAGCCCAGACTGCGATGAAAGAGTTACGGGAGTTCAAGGATAGGTGGGGTCTGGGTATGGGTATGATGGGCACCGGCAGCAGAGCTAACTCGAGGGGGCCAAGTAGAAGGCCCAGCAAAGAAAAACGTACGTGAAATTGAGATAGTTATCATGTCAGAAAGCTCACCGTGTTGCAGACCgtgacgaggagaagacaCATACTTTGCCGGCGCCTTCGGAAGCCAATTCGTCCCCTACAATTACAGCTGAACTTCCACCGAAATCGAAAACATACCCACTTCCAAATGACAGGACGGATGGTGTCTGGAATTCCTACATTTTGGGCGATGAAATTCCCCGTGAAAACGAATCAGATGTTATCTCCCGACACAGTCCGGAGGGGGGATGTGTGGCTGAGGAACGCGCGTTGTCGAAGAAACACGTGTGTTTTGCGCCTCTAGAAATGAAGGGAGTGGATGGTATGGGTAAAATCTTTCCGGACGCTGGAACAACTGAGTCGCCAAACATCACAACCACTCATCTCCCTCTGGAAACGACTCAGGATGCGTCATCAAACTGCTCACCGATTGAGGACATCACTCCTCAAACAGGGTTTCACGTCCAGAATAGTACTATtccggaagaggatgcaACATACACGGCCGATTCTATTGCCACAAAACCAGCCTCCAAGATGGACGGTCCTCGTACTTCAGAAACACGGACTAGGGAGCCTCCTGCCAGCGAGACAAATGAGCCCTTACCATTATCTGCTCAAATGCCTGAAGAGTCTGGAGAAACATACGAAAAGACCAAGAAGCACCTCGAAATGGACATTTCTCAAGAAAAAAACGCCTGGAAACccaaaaaggaagagatccAGCCGGAAGGAACTGGTAGTAGAAGGATGTTCCAGTTGTCTAAGAAGTTTAGTGAGTACACCGGGGATCGATGACTGAACTATAATTGACAGCCCTTGTACAGACGCAGGCGCACTCTCAGATGCGTGGGCTACCGTTGAAGACTCAGACGAGCTCGACAACTTCAGACCGCATGTAGTTCATGCTCCTCACGACCCTTTCCCAATCGCGATGTGCTGCCGAAAGCCGCATGGCTGTGAGTACTATTAAATACATTACTGAGATTTTGAGACTGATGCGCAAATTGCCACCATTGTAGTGCCTGGACATCACGGTAAGCTTCTTGTGCCTCCAATGGCAATGTGTCGAATTGACAAGCTGCGTAGATATCCGCAACCCTCAAAATGCCGCGTGGCTTGCTGGTTTTCGATACGCTAAGAGAAAGGTGTTCGTACAGACACCTACTCTTAACGCCCGTCCGATCGTTCGTGCAATCAAACAAGCTTGTCGAAGAGGAGTAGAAGTTGTCCTTTTGCTAGATTTGGGTGAGTGATATCGTCTAGTATGGTATATCTAGTTGCCATCTAACCCGCCTTTTTCCAGGTTTCAACGACAAAGGTGAATCTATCCCTTTCCAAGGTGGTACGAATGAAGAGGTTGTCGACAGGCTGTATAAGAAGTTGTCCtcggagaagaaagagcagTACCTCAAAGTATATTGGTACACTGGAAAGGACCAAGTCAGGCCCCTCAATGCCGTCAAGAAGCAGCGGAACTGCCATATCAAATTTGCGGCGTACGATGATGAAGTGCTGATTATTGGAAATGGAAATCAAGGTAAGGACTATTCGTTCCCTTTATAAATGTTTTGCTTATGAGATACCACCTAGATTCACAATCCTGGTTCCATTCTCAAGAAGTCAATGTCATGATTGATTCCAAGGTAAGTAAACTCCAACCCGATCCTGTTTCAAGCCCGCTGACGCTCGCGTAGCAAATCGTGGCGGAAATGATGGATACACTTCTCTCGAACCAGAACACCATCAAATACGGTCTGGTCAGCTCCGATGGTATCTGGCGTGATAAGGATGGTCACACGTTGGAGCATTATGGGGCGACCGCGAAAGGGGCATTCCGTGGATTGTCGGGTTTCATCGCGTTCGCCAAATCAATCTAATCATTTATTTGTCTTTTTATAGATGTTCCGTTTGTCTTATTTGTAGATTAGTACATATACAGcatttcctcatcttgTTCGTATACATATACGTTCAGTATTGTTATTAGTGGATCACGGTCTTTATAAATATCCATGCATGGTCTCATGTCCCTTTTTCATGTTGAGAAAAGCTGACAATTGGGACAATAAATGTGATAATTTATTTGGACCCCGAGGCTTTGGCTTTCGGCTCTCGAGTGTCCGATTATTGTTGCTCGGCAAGCGGACCGGCAACAGCAGCGGCCAAGACGCGCTGATTAACATGTATGTAGCCAACGGCAGTGCGTCATTTGACGAGTGGATTATGCTGTCCCGATCCGACTTGAACGGCATTCGTTCAAGCCTACTCAGCCGACTACTCGAGTGCAGTTTGTATTTGTCAACTACATACATATCCATTTAAAGACACCCCATACTATCTTAGCGTAAGCAGTTCAGTACGGTACCAACTCAAAAGCCCCAGAAAAGTAGTCATGTCCGACTTCCATCAAGCTCCCCACAAGCTTTTGGTGTGCGTATTCTTAACGATGAAACCTAAAACGGCTAACAGACATGTCATAGCATTCCTGGCCCTATCGAGTTCTCTGACCCCGTCCTCGCTGCCAACGCGACTCCCGGTACTGCGCACACATCTCCTGCCTTTATTCCTGTCTTCGGCGAAGCGCTATCTCTCCTTCGTGACGTTCTTTTATCCGCTAAGGAGAGCGGATCCCAACCTCTTCTGATTGCGGGTAGCGGTACTTTGGGCTGGGATGCAGTCGCTGCCAACCTCATTGAGAAAGGTGAAGAGGCTGTTGTCCTCAACACTGGCTACTTTAGTGACTCTTTCGGCGAGTGGTAAGCATTTCTAGCTACCTGTAAAGCTCTTCTAATAGTCTTTTTGACAGCCTCGAAGCTTACGGTGCCAAGGTTACTCATGTGAAGGCCGAGGTCGGTGGCATTCCTACGTATGTCCAACGTCCTTCTCACTTTCTGTGAATCGTCGTCTAACCATTTAATCAGTGATGATGCCATTATCTCAGCCCTGGCTTCTAAGCCTAAGCTTCTTACCATCACCCATGTCGACACTTCCACCGGTGTCCTTTCACCAGCTGATCACATAGCTTCTCTTGTTAAGAAGCACTCTCCTGACACCCTCATTGCTCTTGACGCCGTGTGCTCAGTGGCTTCCGAAGAAATCAAGTTTGACGAATGGGGACTGGATGTCGTCCTCAGCGCTACTCAGAAGGGCCTTGGTGTACCTCCTGGTTTGAGCGTTGTGCTTGCCAGCAAGAGGGCTGTGGAGGTAAGAATTTCAGACGTCCTCATAAGTACTTAACTGAATTAAAACTAGACCGttgagaaaaggaagactCCTATCCCCGCTTACTATGTCtcttggaagaagtggatCCCCATTATGCAGAACTACGAAAGCGGAAAGCCATCTTACTTTGCTACTCGTCAGTCATGCCTTttaatcttctttttgcgATTCTCTGACTTTCTCAAAGCCCCCGTCCAGCTCGTCTATGCGCTTCACACCTCTCTCAAATCCATTACTTCTGCACCTCTGGCAGACCGTTTCAAGGCTCACAAGGCTGCCAGCGCCTATGTTAAGGACAGCCTCGCCGAACTTGGTCTTGAATTCGTCCCCAAGAGCCGTGACATTGCTGCGAACGGTATGACCGCTGTCAGGTTCCCTAAAGGTGTGAAGGCGCCCGATGTCCTTCCTAAATTGGCCGAGTGAGTCATCGCATTCTTTGTTCAACCGTTCCTAATATCAAATTCAGGCGAGACATCGTTGTGGCCGCTGGCTTGCATAAGGCCATTGTTAGCGAATACTTTCGAATCGGACACATGGGTATCACCGCTGTCGACAGGCAAAGGGGCGATCTGGAAAAGGTTGTCAAGGGTATCAAGGAGGTTTTGGGCAAGGCTTGAATCTCTAGCACAAATATTGAAGGTTATAGAGCCAAGCTGTAAATGCGATAAAAACGCATcgaagtggaagaagatcataTGGCTACTCTTTTGGGAGATAGCAATTTGTATGAATAGCCCCTGAAGGCTTATTTTAAATCTCACAGGAACTTGCACCTGATTAGATGCTCCGAGAGTTTCTGGTAATACAACGAAGGGCGACTGTATCTGCCAAATCTTTTAGACATATCGCAAAAAATGAGCAACAAGACTAAAAGACATATACATGTTAACATAGTTCAATTTGGAAAATGGTCACGTGATGGAGTTGGTCACCATACCTGTCTAACATTCTTTGGAAATGTCTTCACAGGAGGTCGGCGGTTCGATCCCGCCCGGGATCATTCTTTTTGATTACTTTTTGGACTTAGTGTACATATACGTACACAATTCGTTCATCAATCAGGTAAAATGAGTGTCATGCAACAAAGTTGGGCGGAATCAATTGCAAGACAaaatcctcctcttctttgtttCTGTTATCCCATACATGGATGTCCTTTTTACTTGTCACCCTCCCCGTTCTGTAACTTACGTAATCTTTAatttattttattttattattaaattttttttcttgctCTTAAAATGTGAGCTCTACGTATTTTAATCATTGTCCCAAGTGAACTTTTGCCAAGTACAATAATATCATTCTCATGGTACACGCCCATTTTTCCACGgttgtgaagaagaaagctaCGTACCAACCAGTGAGCAAAAATGTAATGCTATATTTGCTCATTGATTGGCTCGTATTTCCATTTGAtcgaaggggaagaagcacGCAGATAGGCGTTGCTTGTCGTGACTACGTCTTCCTTTATCTTTCTTTCTGCAATCAGCCGGCAGGATGGACCAGTTATTGGGCTCCTTTCAAGTTTCAACATCACTTGAGAGGTTTGAAGGACGCGAATGATGGTTTGGATAGCGGCTCTGAGACTGTAATACATTTATCTCGTCTCATTCAAATTGGGATGATATATAAACCAGAACCTGATGGTCCTTAGGACGGAGGCCACATTTTGAATCGCAAACAATAATGCTTGCCGCTGCGGTCGATTTGTGTCTTTGTATGACGGTTGGTGACATAATTATTCGTAAGACCTCTTATTGAATGATTAAATAGGTGTCGACTGCATGGTCATTGGGGACGCATCCTTTCCAATGTGCGTTGCTGAATACATTTTTTATTTCCTTTCCCTGCTGATTTAGTTTCGACCCGTACCACCATGTTTATCATACCATTAACGTCAAAAATGGCTATGTAACTTTCTATGGACTTTGAGAAAATTGGTTTGAGTGTAATGTCCATCGTGCCTTTTgttatcttcttccttttaTCTGATGAGATATTATACTAAAGCGAATTTCGTGGCTATTGCCTGTAAAAGGATCCAAGACACAAGGCCGTTCGAACCAATCCTGGGGGCAATTGTCGAAACAAAACCAAGCAATTGCACAGTAACCCATCCTTTGttttcgtcatcttctttccttcccacCGTCGGGCCGTATGACTATAATACTGCCTCGCACACATCCTTTGACATTCCCCCGTTCCAATGACGCAAAAGGAAGGTAATATTTTGTCGAGGAGCTCTAACTTAGGAGTTATGCTACGCTTATCCAGAATAACAACAGTTTGCTCGCAGACTTCCAATTCAGACATGTTTGCTACTacctcctcgtcgacaGCAGCCTCTTTCATAACATTCAACCTCGCCTGCTTTCTATCATAATATTAACCTCGGAAATCAGTCGCTTCTACTATCCCCCACACTTGCCTGATTTTCGCTCTTTCATCAGCAGTCCTCTTTTCGTTCTTACTAATTTGTACTCCAAAATCAAAAGTACACATAATGCGTCCTATATTGCCAGCCCTGCTTTCACacgtccttctcttcttgactgTCACCTCTTTCATTCTTGGAGCACTGGCCGTCTCCGTCCAGATGACTCGTAGGCAGACTGGACAAGAGCATAGCCATCTGGTCAAGCGTCTCATTGCTGACTCGCCGCATTGTTGTCGACCCCGTCATCGTAAGTCGGTCGGAGCTGGGATTGGAAGACGTGCAATCGCCAAAGGCACCTATAGAAGCAAGATCTTTCCGA
It encodes the following:
- a CDS encoding alanine-glyoxylate transaminase, putative, whose amino-acid sequence is MSDFHQAPHKLLVIPGPIEFSDPVLAANATPGTAHTSPAFIPVFGEALSLLRDVLLSAKESGSQPLLIAGSGTLGWDAVAANLIEKGEEAVVLNTGYFSDSFGECLEAYGAKVTHVKAEVGGIPTDDAIISALASKPKLLTITHVDTSTGVLSPADHIASLVKKHSPDTLIALDAVCSVASEEIKFDEWGLDVVLSATQKGLGVPPGLSVVLASKRAVETVEKRKTPIPAYYVSWKKWIPIMQNYESGKPSYFATPPVQLVYALHTSLKSITSAPLADRFKAHKAASAYVKDSLAELGLEFVPKSRDIAANGMTAVRFPKGVKAPDVLPKLAERDIVVAAGLHKAIVSEYFRIGHMGITAVDRQRGDLEKVVKGIKEVLGKA